DNA from Asticcacaulis excentricus:
TCTGAAACGCGCGCTCATCACCGCCGACATAGCGGGCCTTTTCGCGGATATGGTCAAAGACCTGCGGCGACACCTCGGTTGTGGCGCGGCGGTTTTCGGCCAAGATCTCGCCATCGTCGCGATAGACGATCTTGACGAAAAACCACTCCGTGATGTCTTCCTGACTGAGGGTTTCGACCACAGCCTCTTCACCCTGTTCGCGATACACCTCCTCCAGATAGTCGATGCGCGACTTGACCTGCGCGTCGGACACGGCCTTGGTCTCAGCCGAAGAGGCGATGTAGATATAGGCAAAGATCAGCACCGCCACGAAGGAATAGACGGTGATAAACATCAGGGTCAGACGGAACGGCGTCTGCCTGAACATGGTGGCTTTCAGCGAAAAGCGCGCAGGGTTGGGAAGGGCGATCACGACCTGTTTTTAGGGCTTGAGCTGATAGCCTTCGCCACGCACCGTATGCAGCATCGGGCGGTCAAAGCCCTTATCCAGCTTGGCGCGCAGACGCGAAATATGCACGTCGATGACATTGGTCTGCGGGTCGAAATGATAGGCCCAGACCTTTTCCAGCAGCATGGTGCGCGTGACGCTCTGGCCCACATGGCGCATCAGGAATTCCAGAAGCTGAAACTCGCGCGGTTGCAGGTCGATCTCGGACGTGCCGCGCTTCACCACGCGGGTAATCAGGTTCATTTCAAGATCACCGACGCGCAGGGTGGTTTCCACCGCGCCCGTGTCCTTGCGCCGCAACAGCGCCTCAAGCCGCGCCACCAGTTCAACCAGCGCATAGGGCTTGACCAGATAATCATCCGCCCCGGCCTTGAGGCCATAAACACGGTCTTCGAGTTCGCCCAGCGCGCTGAGGAACAGCACCGGCACGTCGATCCCTTCGGAACGGGCGATTTCCAGCATCGACACGCCATCCAGGCCCGGCATCATGCGGTCCAGCACGACCACGTCGAATTCGCCGTCGCGCAGCGCTTTCAGCCCCGCCTCGCCGTCGTGGGTGACGACCGACTCAAAGCCCTGCTCCGACAGGCCTTTCTGCATGGTCAGGGCCGCTTCGACATCGTCTTCGACTATCAATACCTTGGTCATGTGCTGAATGCCCCGCGCAACCTTGTCTTTATTCTTAGTAAAGCGCGCCGCCGGTCCTGTGAAGGGGTTGCGGTGTTAAAAAGCTGTCATGTAACGCCTGCGGCGCAAGGCCCAACTTCCGACGCTGGATCATTATGATTTCTGGTAGCAACATAATGATCCAGCTTTTGTATGGCCCCTCGCCGGGTGCGGGCTTTGCCACCTTGGCCGCCGCCTCAATGGCGGCTTGATCGGAATGATCCCGAAGAGATCATTCCGATCTATTGCAGCGCACAAATTCCAAAAATAACCTCTGGCGGCCTATACACAAATACGCTTAATATCACACAAAAGCGCACTTACAGGGGATACCGAAACCATGACCAAACCCCATTCACCGTTTGAACAGGGCCTGAAGATGATGGGCGCGCAGCAGCAACTGGCGGCGCGCAGTCTGGTCAATCTGATCGGCATGGTATCGGCCTCCTCGCACCGCTATGCGCAGGAAACCACGGCCTTTACGCGCGACGCCCTGTCGCTGATGCAGCAGGCGGCCCAGACGCGCGACCCGGCCGAACTGCGCGAGCTTCAGAGCCAGTGGGCCAAGACCTGCGTCAAATACGGTCAGAACCAGACCCGCGCCACGATGAGCTTTGTCGAACAATGCGGCCTTCAGGCGTTGAACGCCTCAGTGCCGCAAGGCGACGACCTTCCCCCCAAAGAATCCGGGGCAGAATCCCAACCCAAATAGGAGTATCCCCATGCTGACTGGCAAAACCGCCCTCGTAACCGGCTCGACGTCGGGTATCGGACTGGCCATCGCGCGCAAGCTGGCCTCAAAGGGGGCGAAGGTGATGCTGAACGGCATGGGGGATGCCGCCGAAATCGAAAAGCTGCGCGCCGACATGGCCGCCGAATTTGGCGTTGAGGTGGCCTTTAACGGCGCCGACCTGACCAAGGTCGAAGCCATCGAAGCCCTGATCACGGACACGACGCAAACGCTGGGTGGGCTGGATATTCTGGTCAACAATGCCGGCATTCAGCTCGTCTCGCCCATCGAAGACTTCCCGGTCGATAAGTGGAACATGATCATCGCGCTGAACCTGTCGGCGGCGTTCCACACCACGCGCCTCAGCTTCAAGGGTATGAAGGATCGCGGCTGGGGACGCATCATCAACATCGCCTCGGCGCACGCCCTCGTCGCCTCGCCGTTCAAGGCGGCCTATGTGGCGGCCAAGCACGGCATTGCCGGCCTGACCAAGACGATCGCCCTCGAAGGGGCCGAACACGGCGTGACCTGTAACGCCATCTGCCCCGGCTATGTGCTGACGCCGCTGGTCGAAAAGCAGATTCCGGACACGGCCAAGGCGCGCGGCCTGACCGAGGAACAGGTGATCAAGGACGTGCTGCTGGCGGCCCAGCCGACCAAAAAGTTTGTCGAAACCGACGACATCGCCGAACTGGTGGTCTTCCTGTCGTCGGATGCGGCCAGGTCGATCACCGGCGCGCTGCAATCCATCGACGGTGGCTGGACGGCGGCGTAGGCGTCGAACCGTGATTTGACGGGGCGCGTCTGCGGAATTATCATTAGATGATAACGGAGACACATCATGCCCAGCAGCTATAGCCTTGGGGCTCATTTCGAGACTTTCATTCAAACGCAATTGGCTAGCGGACGTTACAACAACGCCAGCGAGGTCCTGCGCGACGCCCTGCGCCTGATGGAAGACCGCGAACGCCGTCTGGCGTCGCTGGACGCCAAGCTACAGGAGGGCTTGCGCGATGCTGAGGAGGGGCGCGTCTATGATATTGAAGATGTGTTTGATGAACTGAACGCCGAACTGGCAGCACTCGAAAGCAAACAGCCACATTCTGGCTAACCCCTGTACCTCCCCGCTGGCGGGGAGGCGGACCATTTGCGGAGCAAATGGGGGTGGGGTGGTTTATCCGTCTATCTGCCTGTAAGCTTCTGCAAAGCCGCAAGACATCTCATCTGCGACGCAGGCTCATGCCGGAAGTTATAAAATAAACACTCGGCACCCTCGGTCATGACTATCAGCGAAGGCATTACTCCGCCGGCACCTCGGACTCCAGCGCCTTGGCCAGTTGATCGCGCGCCGCATCAGCGGCCTTCTGGCGCTCCCACATGCCGAAGTAGAGCCCTTTGAGCTTCATCAGTTCGGCGTGATTGCCGCGTTCGGCCACCAGCCCGTCCTTGAGCACCAGAATCTCATCGGCCCCCACGACGGTCGAAAGGCGGTGCGCAATCACCAGGGTGGTGCGGTTCTGCGACACCTCATCCAGCGCCGCCTGAATTTCGCGCTCCGTATGGGTATCGAGCGCTGAAGTCGCCTCATCAAGGATCAGGATCGGCGGCGATTTCAGGAGGGTGCGCGCAATGGCCACGCGCTGCTTTTCGCCGCCCGACAGCTTGAGTCCGCGTTCGCCCACCTCGGTATCGTAGCCCTGCGGCAGGGAGGCGATGAAGGCCGAAATCTGTGCCTGTTCGGCGGCGGCCTCGACCTCTTCGCGTGAAGCGCCATTGCGGCCATAGCCGATATTGTAGGCGATGGTGTCGTTAAACAGCACCGTGTCCTGCGGCACCATACCGATGGCGCGACGCAAGGAGGCCTGATTGACGTGGCGGATGTCCTGACCGTCGATTTCGATAGAGCCGCCCTTCACGTCATAGAAACGGAACAGCAGGCGCGAAATCGTCGATTTACCGGCGCCGGACGGGCCGACAATGGCCACGGTCTTGCCCGCCGGCACCTCAAACGACACGCCCTTGAGAATCGGGCGGTCGGCGTCATAGGCAAACACCACGTCCTTGAAGGCCACAGCCCCCTGCCCCACCTTGAGGTCCGGCGCGCCCGGCGTATCGACCACCTCTTGCGGTTCATCCAGCAGCTTGAACATGGCTTCCATGTCGATCAGGCCAGTGGAGATTTCGCGGTACAGCGTGCCGATGAAGTTCAGCGGAATGGCCAGTTGCATCATGAAGGCGTTGACCAGCACGAAGTGGCCCAGCGACTTGGTACCGTTCATCACCTCATAGGCCGACATCAGCATCACGATGGTCATGCCGATCGAGAAGATAACCGCCTGCCCGATATTCAGCCAGGCCAGAGAGGTATAGGTCTTGATCGCCGCCTTTTCATAGGCCGCGGTGGCGCGGTCATAGCGGCTGCGCTCAAGCTGTTCATTGCCGAAATATTTGACGGTTTCGAAGTTGAGCAGCGAATCCACCGCCTTCGACATCGAGTCGGAATCCGCCTCGTTCATCTCCTTGCGGATGGCGATACGCATGTTGGAGGCGACGATGGAGAACCACACATAGAGCACGACGGTCACAGCCACGACCGCCACATAGATGAGGTCGAACTGCCACCCCAGCGCGCCTGCGGTCAGGACGAATTCCACCACGGTCGGGATGCCGACCATCATGGTCAGGCGGATGATGGTTTCAATGCCCATCTTGCCGCGTTCGATCACCCGCGACAGGCCGCCCGTGCGGCGTTGCAGGTGGAAGCGCAGCGACAGATTGTGCAGGTGATTAAAGGCGCGATTGGACAGGCCGCGCACGGCGTGCTGCCCCACACCGGCAAACATGGCGTCGCGGATATTGTTGAACACCTGCGACATCATCCGCGCCACGCCGTAGGCCAGCACCATGATCACCGGTGAGATCAGCACCAAGGTCAAAAGATCGGTCTTGCCGCCTGTCTCGCCCGGCGTGAAGGCGTTGGTCGCCCACTTATAGGCAAAGGGTGTGGCGATGGTCAAAAGCTTACCCACCAGCATGGCCAGCAGCGCCCACACGACCTGCACCTTCAGGTCAGCCCGGCCCTCCGGCCACAGATAGGGTTTGAGGAAGGCGAGCGTATCGGAGGCCTTGCCTTTCGGCTTGGGCATGGGGGCGGGCGCGTTCATCAGGCTAAGGGACTCGATTTTCGGTGCGGCAAAGGATTGCGCATATATAGGTCCGGGCCGGTACAAAATCCAACGAATACCAAGAGTCATTTTCAA
Protein-coding regions in this window:
- a CDS encoding 3-hydroxybutyrate dehydrogenase, yielding MLTGKTALVTGSTSGIGLAIARKLASKGAKVMLNGMGDAAEIEKLRADMAAEFGVEVAFNGADLTKVEAIEALITDTTQTLGGLDILVNNAGIQLVSPIEDFPVDKWNMIIALNLSAAFHTTRLSFKGMKDRGWGRIINIASAHALVASPFKAAYVAAKHGIAGLTKTIALEGAEHGVTCNAICPGYVLTPLVEKQIPDTAKARGLTEEQVIKDVLLAAQPTKKFVETDDIAELVVFLSSDAARSITGALQSIDGGWTAA
- a CDS encoding type II toxin-antitoxin system ParD family antitoxin, giving the protein MPSSYSLGAHFETFIQTQLASGRYNNASEVLRDALRLMEDRERRLASLDAKLQEGLRDAEEGRVYDIEDVFDELNAELAALESKQPHSG
- a CDS encoding phasin gives rise to the protein MTKPHSPFEQGLKMMGAQQQLAARSLVNLIGMVSASSHRYAQETTAFTRDALSLMQQAAQTRDPAELRELQSQWAKTCVKYGQNQTRATMSFVEQCGLQALNASVPQGDDLPPKESGAESQPK
- a CDS encoding response regulator transcription factor, encoding MTKVLIVEDDVEAALTMQKGLSEQGFESVVTHDGEAGLKALRDGEFDVVVLDRMMPGLDGVSMLEIARSEGIDVPVLFLSALGELEDRVYGLKAGADDYLVKPYALVELVARLEALLRRKDTGAVETTLRVGDLEMNLITRVVKRGTSEIDLQPREFQLLEFLMRHVGQSVTRTMLLEKVWAYHFDPQTNVIDVHISRLRAKLDKGFDRPMLHTVRGEGYQLKP
- a CDS encoding ABCB family ABC transporter ATP-binding protein/permease, translating into MTLGIRWILYRPGPIYAQSFAAPKIESLSLMNAPAPMPKPKGKASDTLAFLKPYLWPEGRADLKVQVVWALLAMLVGKLLTIATPFAYKWATNAFTPGETGGKTDLLTLVLISPVIMVLAYGVARMMSQVFNNIRDAMFAGVGQHAVRGLSNRAFNHLHNLSLRFHLQRRTGGLSRVIERGKMGIETIIRLTMMVGIPTVVEFVLTAGALGWQFDLIYVAVVAVTVVLYVWFSIVASNMRIAIRKEMNEADSDSMSKAVDSLLNFETVKYFGNEQLERSRYDRATAAYEKAAIKTYTSLAWLNIGQAVIFSIGMTIVMLMSAYEVMNGTKSLGHFVLVNAFMMQLAIPLNFIGTLYREISTGLIDMEAMFKLLDEPQEVVDTPGAPDLKVGQGAVAFKDVVFAYDADRPILKGVSFEVPAGKTVAIVGPSGAGKSTISRLLFRFYDVKGGSIEIDGQDIRHVNQASLRRAIGMVPQDTVLFNDTIAYNIGYGRNGASREEVEAAAEQAQISAFIASLPQGYDTEVGERGLKLSGGEKQRVAIARTLLKSPPILILDEATSALDTHTEREIQAALDEVSQNRTTLVIAHRLSTVVGADEILVLKDGLVAERGNHAELMKLKGLYFGMWERQKAADAARDQLAKALESEVPAE